In Bacteroidia bacterium, a genomic segment contains:
- a CDS encoding polysaccharide deacetylase family protein — translation MPLFLLIFLTFFGGKPEDSRQIAITIDDLPFVGGGNDYEIALTGTQKILGHLQSADVPAIGFVNEIKLEKNGEVEKRRVDLLQMWLDAGMDLGNHAWSHMDYHNNDFEAFSHDILKGERVTRPLVNKAGRKFRYFRHPYLHTGDSPEKQAALKTFLKKNKYIEAPVTVDNSEWIYAQAYGNAVKSNDTQMMDSIGRSYVKYMEDKLAWYEQQSEKLFGYEIRQVLLIHANLINADYLDDLILMMKIRNYKIVTLNEALKDPCYKTESTFTGRGGISWLDRWALTKGYKGDFFKGEPTCPEFVQDVAGIRE, via the coding sequence ATGCCTCTTTTTCTTCTGATTTTTCTCACATTTTTTGGCGGGAAACCCGAAGATTCCCGGCAAATAGCCATTACCATTGACGATCTTCCCTTTGTAGGGGGCGGAAATGACTATGAAATTGCCCTTACCGGTACGCAAAAAATCCTCGGGCATCTTCAATCTGCAGATGTTCCTGCTATTGGTTTTGTCAACGAAATCAAGCTGGAAAAAAATGGAGAAGTGGAAAAAAGACGGGTTGATCTTCTGCAAATGTGGCTGGATGCGGGGATGGACCTCGGCAACCATGCATGGTCTCACATGGACTATCACAACAATGATTTTGAGGCTTTTTCCCACGACATTCTGAAGGGAGAAAGAGTTACCCGTCCGTTGGTAAATAAAGCCGGTCGCAAGTTTCGTTATTTCCGGCACCCCTATCTACATACCGGCGATTCGCCTGAAAAGCAGGCCGCTTTGAAGACGTTCCTGAAAAAAAATAAGTATATAGAAGCACCTGTTACGGTTGACAACTCTGAGTGGATTTATGCACAGGCGTATGGAAATGCTGTAAAAAGCAATGATACACAGATGATGGATTCTATTGGCCGTTCTTATGTAAAATATATGGAGGACAAACTAGCCTGGTATGAACAACAATCGGAGAAACTATTTGGCTACGAGATCCGCCAGGTTTTGCTCATTCACGCCAACCTGATCAATGCCGACTATCTCGATGATCTTATCCTTATGATGAAAATCCGCAACTATAAAATTGTCACGCTGAATGAAGCGTTGAAAGACCCATGTTACAAAACCGAGAGTACCTTCACGGGTCGTGGCGGAATCAGCTGGCTTGACCGGTGGGCACTTACCAAAGGATATAAAGGAGATTTTTTTAAAGGAGAGCCTACCTGCCCCGAATTTGTACAGGACGTGGCGGGGATTCGGGAGTAG